The Streptomyces sp. GSL17-111 region CTGCGCGCGCCCAGGGGCCGCCGGGCGTCCACAGCCACGCGAGCACCGGGCCGGTGTCCCCGGCCGCGCGCAGGGCCAGCGCCTCCTCGGGGGTGGCCGTCCCCAGCCAGTCGGACCCGGCCCGGCGGGCGGCGCGGGCGCACGGGAGCAGGCCGTGCCCGTAGGCGTCCGCCTTGACGACCGCCATGAGCCCGGCGCCCCCGGCCGCCCGGGCGCGCAGGGCCCGCACGTTCGCGCGCACGGCGGCGAGGTCGATCTCGGCCCGGACGCGCGGCGGGCGGGTGGCGGGTGCGCTGTTCACGGCACCAGTGTCTCAGGCACCGTGCGGGCGGGCCGCGCACACCTCGCGCCAGGCCGCCGGGAGGGCGGCGGCGACGTCGGACGCGGCGGGCGGCGCCGTGGCCGTCCGGCCCGCCACCCCGTGCAGGTAGGCCCCGGCGGCGGCGGCGTCCCGGGCGTCGAGCCCGGCGGCGAGCAGCGCGCCGATCAGGCCGGAGAGGACGTCGCCGCTGCCCGCGGTGGCGAGCCAGCCGGTGCCGGTGGGGTTGGCCCGCACGGGCCCGCCGTCCGGCCCGGCGACGAGCGTGGCGGAGCCCTTGAGCAGGACGGTCGCCCGGTAGCGGTCGGCCAGCCGCCGCACGGCGTCGAGCATGCCCGCCTCGACGGCGGCCCGGGAGGTGTCCAGCAGGGCGGCGGCCTCACCGGCGTGCGGGGTCAGCACCGTCGGGGCGCGGCGGGCCCGCACGGCCGCGACGTCGGCCAGCCGCAGCCCGTCGGCGTCGATCAGCACCGGGACCTCGGCGTCCAGCACCTCGCGGACGGCCCGCTCCGCCCCGGCGCCGCCGCCCAGCCCCGATCCGACGGCCCACGCCTGCACCCGGCCCGCGTGCTCCGGGGAGCCGTCGGTGACCAGCGCCTCGGGGTGCCGGGCGATCACCTCGGCGGCGGCCGTGCCCGCGTAGCGCACGGCCCCGGCGCCCCCGCGCAGCGCCCCGGAGACGGCCAGCACGGCGGCGCCCGGGTACTGCGCCGAGCCGGCGGCGACGCCCACGACGCCCCGCCGGTACTTGTCGGTGTCGGCGCCCGGCCGGGGCAGCAGGGCGGCCACGTCGGCGTGCTGCGGCGCCTCCACGTCGGGCGTGGCGGGCAGGTGCGGCGCCAGGCCGATGTCGACGAGCCGCACCGCCCCGGCGCGGCTGCGGGCGGGCTCGACGAGCAGGCCGGGCTTCCACGCGCCGAACGTCACCGTCGCCACCGCCCGGACGGCCTCGCCCTCGACCTCGCCGGTGTCGGCGTTCACCCCGCTCGGCAGGTCCACGGCGAGGACGGGAGCGGTGACGCCGCGCAGCAGGCGGGCGGCGTTCTCCCGCAGGCCGCCCGTGCCGCCGATGCCGGTGATGCCGTCCAGCACCAGATCGGCCCCGTCGAGCACGGCCTCCTCGGCCCCGACGGCACGGCCGCCCGCCCGGCGGAGCGCGGCGAGCCCGCCGGGGTGGACGCGGTCGGGGCTCAGCAGCACGGCGGTGACCCCGGCGCCGCGCCGCGCGAGCCGGGCCCCCGCGTACAGGGCGTCGCCGCCGTTGTCCCCGCTGCCGACCAGGAGGGCGACGCGGGTGCCGTAGACGCGGCCGAGCAGGTCGGCCGCGGCGGCGGCCAGCCCGGCGGCGGCGCGTTGCATGAGGGCGCCCTCGGGGAGCCGTGCCATCAGCTCCCGCTCGGCGTGCCGTACGACCTCGACCCGGTAGGCGTTCCGCATGGCCGCCAGCGTAGGCGCTGACGACCACCGGGGCCGGAGTCGGCACGTGCCGCGTGATGACGAGGCGTTCGCAACGAAGAAGGACCACGTGATCGGCCGGATGACGATCGGTGAACTCACGCCGCTGTGGGGCTGGACCGAGGAAGAGCAAGTACAGCCCGCATACGTTCTTCACACGACGGTGCAGCACTTTGAGTGCGCTGGTCAGCGAGTGGATTCCCTGCGCGCCGAGCGGCGGTGCGCGGACAGCAGTCGGGCCGTGCACTCCACCACGTGGCGCGGGGCATCAAGAAGGGCAACGTAGGTGACCATTGTGGCCTGCAGGCTCAGCGGACGATCTTGTGGTGAGAGCCGTCCCACCAGGGGCTTTGCGTCTGCCCGCACGCGGGTTGCCACCCTCCCGCCCGGTAGGCCCCTCAACAACCGACCCTGCGAAGATCATTTCACGGGGAATCATTGCTGGATCTCATCGGTCTGCCCTGACCAGCCATTCCCCTTGATCAGTACGATCTCGAATCAGCCCTGTGGCATGCAGCGCGCGGCCGCAGAGGCCCGCCCGCTGCTATTCGGCGTGCACCTGGAGATCAACTACCCAACGCCCTGAAGCGTACTTCTTGATCAGGAACAGAGTTCGCACGCGGTGTTGTGACAGGCCTCACTGTTCGATACGCTCGCGGTCCTCGATGGGAAAACGTCCGACTAATGCAGGGGCCATTGTGGGTGCGTTCGTGTCGGCAATACTCTCCCGGTGCAATTCTTGATGGACGCAGCCGAAGAGAAGTTAAGACCTTCGAGCCCTGGCTTACCCGACAGCCAGTCCTCGTCCCCGTTCCGCAAACGAGATTTCTTTCTCTTCTGGACGGCGGGTGCCGTCGATGGTCTCGGCACCCACGCCTCCTCCCTCGTCCTGCCCCTCATTCTGCTCGGTGCTGGACATCCGGCCGGCCTCGTCGGCCTCGTGACGTCGGTGGCTCTGGTCAGCGGGCTGGTGGTCTCGCCCGCGGCGGGCGTACTCGCCGACCGGTGGCCGCGCAAGCCGATGATGTACACGGCGGCCATCGTCGCGGCGGGCGCCATGGGATCGGTGTTCGTGGCCGTGGCCCTCGGCCACGTCGTCCTCGCCCACGTACTCGTCGCGGCCGTGATCGAACAGGCGGCCAGTGCCACCTACGGGGCGGCCGCCTCCGGGACGATCCGGCGACTGGTGCCGTCCGGCGAGTACACCCGGGCGATCGGATACCTGCAGGCGCGGGACCAGGCTGTGCAGATCGTCGGGCCCACGGTGGGCGGCGTGCTGTACCAGTTGGCACGCTGGGTGCCGCTGCTCGCGGACACGGTGTCGTTCCTGCTGGTGGCGGTGCTGAGCAGGGCGATCCGCACGGACCTGACGCCCGTGCGGGAGGGGCCTGCCGCATCGTTCGTTCGTGACCTCACCGAGGGACTGCGCTTCGTGTGGGCCGAACCCTTCCTGCGCTTCGTGATGATGTGGACCGCCGGGATCAACGCGCTGCTCGGCGCGCTGTACTTCCACGCCGTGGTCGCCTCCCACGCCCAAGGCGCCAGCCCCTCCTCGATCGGGCTCATCCTGACCCTGGCCGGCGTCGGTGGGCTGCTGGGCGCACTCGCCGCACCGTGGCTGGTGCGGCGGATTCCGGCCGGGTGGATCGTGACCGGCGCGTCGTGGGCCATGGTGCCGACGGCGACCGGTCTCGCGTTCGCTTCCGAGATCTGGTTCTACGGGCTGATGCTGAGCTGCGTGTCGCTGATCGTGCCCTCCGTCGTCGTCGTTCTGCAGACCCGAGCGGTGCTGGTCACTCCGGACCGGCTGCTGGCCCGGATGGGAACCGTTCTGGGCACCGCCGGCCAGGGAGTCGCTGTGCTCGCGCCGGTGGCGGCGGGGGTCTTCGTGAGCGCGTACGGCGGCCGGTCGGTGGCCTTGGGCTGTGCGGGCGCGTTCGCCGGGCTGGCGTTGTACGCGACCATCAGAGCCCGGCTCGTGACGGGAGGGACGCCGTGACGCCGGCCGCGCCGAGGGCGGCCACGCGGGCCTACGGCGTCTACCGGCCGGTCCTGCCGGTGACCAGCCCCCGGCATCCGGACCGGATGGTGTACACCGGGGACGCCGACGGCCGGTGCGAAATCTTCACGTGGGACCGCTCCAGCGGCGTCGGACGGCAGGTCACAGACCGTCCGCACGGCACGCTGCTGTGCGCCATCGACGGCGAGGAGGCCGTCTGGTGGTTCGACGAGGACCGCGATGGCAGCGGCTGCTGGCGCACCCAGGCCTTCAACGGCGGCCCGGACCACCCGGCACTTGCCGGCGTGCCGCAAGGACGGCCCGCCGGGTTGGCACTGGCTGCCGGGGGCACGGTGGCCGTCGGCGTCCGGAGCCCCGAAGGGCTCAGCGTCCATCTGGGGCGGCGCGGTGGCGCCGGTACTCCGGTTCTGCGCACCACAGGCTCCGGCACGCTATGTGACCTGGCACCAGACGGCGGGCTGCTGGCGGTGTCCGGGCCGGCACACTCCGCGCATGCCGTGACGCTGCTGACCCCGGACGGCA contains the following coding sequences:
- a CDS encoding MFS transporter translates to MDAAEEKLRPSSPGLPDSQSSSPFRKRDFFLFWTAGAVDGLGTHASSLVLPLILLGAGHPAGLVGLVTSVALVSGLVVSPAAGVLADRWPRKPMMYTAAIVAAGAMGSVFVAVALGHVVLAHVLVAAVIEQAASATYGAAASGTIRRLVPSGEYTRAIGYLQARDQAVQIVGPTVGGVLYQLARWVPLLADTVSFLLVAVLSRAIRTDLTPVREGPAASFVRDLTEGLRFVWAEPFLRFVMMWTAGINALLGALYFHAVVASHAQGASPSSIGLILTLAGVGGLLGALAAPWLVRRIPAGWIVTGASWAMVPTATGLAFASEIWFYGLMLSCVSLIVPSVVVVLQTRAVLVTPDRLLARMGTVLGTAGQGVAVLAPVAAGVFVSAYGGRSVALGCAGAFAGLALYATIRARLVTGGTP
- a CDS encoding NAD(P)H-hydrate dehydratase; the protein is MRNAYRVEVVRHAERELMARLPEGALMQRAAAGLAAAAADLLGRVYGTRVALLVGSGDNGGDALYAGARLARRGAGVTAVLLSPDRVHPGGLAALRRAGGRAVGAEEAVLDGADLVLDGITGIGGTGGLRENAARLLRGVTAPVLAVDLPSGVNADTGEVEGEAVRAVATVTFGAWKPGLLVEPARSRAGAVRLVDIGLAPHLPATPDVEAPQHADVAALLPRPGADTDKYRRGVVGVAAGSAQYPGAAVLAVSGALRGGAGAVRYAGTAAAEVIARHPEALVTDGSPEHAGRVQAWAVGSGLGGGAGAERAVREVLDAEVPVLIDADGLRLADVAAVRARRAPTVLTPHAGEAAALLDTSRAAVEAGMLDAVRRLADRYRATVLLKGSATLVAGPDGGPVRANPTGTGWLATAGSGDVLSGLIGALLAAGLDARDAAAAGAYLHGVAGRTATAPPAASDVAAALPAAWREVCAARPHGA